Genomic DNA from Bacteroides zhangwenhongii:
CTTTACACTCGCAACTGAAGATCCGAATAATAAAGCACTATCTACTCCAGGCGTAGAATATAAAGAATGGCCGGAGAATTACCCCATTGACTGTGAGGCTTTCATGAAAGACAATTCGCACAAATATGTTGACTATTTATGGGATCCTAACAAGTACATCAATATCATGGTATACAATTTTGTATCAGATCCTAACTCTAATTCAACAATACTGGGAATTTCCCATCTTCCATTTACTACATCAGGCAAAAATTTCTTAGAAGGACTCAATACAACTCAATATGCTTATATGGAAAAGAAGAATCTACAATTTCCATATTGCGTATCCATCAATAGTCTGTTTATAAATGAGCCATCCGACGCAGGTTATTCGAAAGCAGATATCCGTGTCACCTTAGCTCATGAACTTGGACATTATCTAGGCTTGCATCACGTCTTTTCAGAAGGAGAGTCCGGAATAATAGATGACTGCATAGACTCCGATTACTGCAAAGATACCCCTTCTTATAATAAAGTACGTTATGATAAATGGCTCAGAGAGTTACCCAAAGGAAGCTACCCTTTATCAGTATTGGCACAAAGAGAAAGTTGTAATGCTGCTACACCATCATTTATCTCCTATAATATAATGGACTACGCTTACAGCTTTTCAAATTCATTTACCCCAGATCAACGTAAACGTATCAGACATGTCTTATCATATAGCCCATTGATACCCGGTCCTAAGAAAGGAGACACAAGTACTCGTGCTGTAGCAAACGGACCACTAGACCTCCCTATTTTAATCATGAAATAAAAGAGAAGGCAATAGAAAAAGAGGTGAACTATTTTCAGCGATTCACCTCTTTTTCTATTCTCAATATCTTATCCAGTGTCTTTTGAGCCTCTGTTGACGGAAATTGTGAAATAACTATTCTCAACGAATTCCGGGCCTTCTGATAACCGGTCGAAAAGACTTTTGATAATCCATCCCGATAACGCGCATATTGCATCTTAGTAGGCGATGCGAGTTTTTTAAAATCAGTATCCAACCGTTTCTTCTCCTTTTCAGCCATCAGATAATAGTAATTACCTAAGAATATATTAGCAGCCAGATTATCCGCATCCAGCTGCAAAACCTTTTCATACATACGCAGAGCCTCCTTTTCCTGCCCACGGCACACTTGCATCTCAGCACATGCCTCCAGATAATCTACATTATCAGGAGTCTTTTGAAGCAATTCCTTGTAAAACAGATAAGCCTTGTCATAACTCCGGTTCCTCCTATAAGCAGAAGCCAGTTCTACAGCTAATTTTGAACTAATCTCACTACTCTTATCAATGCTCGTCCAATAGAACATCTCGGTACGGTCTATATTCAAACCGATTGTTTGGCGGAAATAGCTCACAGCCTGTCCATGCTGCCCCGATTCAATGGCAGCAGACACTTTCTGCAACATCTCATCGACCGACTGTGCATTCAGCACTAGCGGCAATGAAAACAATGATAAAAAGAAGATAGTTAAGGCTCTCATAATCCCACTTTTGTTATTTAGTTCGTGACACACAAAGATACAATAAAAAAAATAAAAGATGTACCTTTGCGGACGAAAAGAACAATCAATTTGATAAAAGTGTTTTTATACAATGACAGATAAAAAACAGGTCACTGAAAACAGACGAATATTACAGATTGCCATCCCATCAATCATATCGAATATCACCGTTCCTTTATTGGGACTCATCGATGTCACCATTGTAGGTCATCTCGGTTCTCCGGCCTATATCGGGGCCATCGCCGTAGGGGGAATGCTGTTCAATATCATCTATTGGATTTTCGGATTCCTTCGTATGGGGACTAGTGGAATGACTTCGCAAGCTTACGGACAGCACGACCTTAACGAAATCACCCGACTATTGCTACGTTCCGTCGGAGTAGGATTACTCATCGCTTTCTGCCTGCTGCTGCTTCAGTATCCCATTCTGCACTTGGCATTTACATTTATAAAGACCACACCGGAGGTAGAACAACTGGCAACCACTTACTTCTACATCTGTATTTGGGGAGCTCCCGCCACCTTAGGGCTTTATGGATTTGCAGGCTGGTTCATCGGTATGCAGAACTCACGTTTTCCGATGTATATCGCCATTACCCAGAATATAGTTAATATTATTGCCAGCCTATGTTTTGTTTACCTATTGGATATGAAAGTGGCAGGCGTAGCCGCAGGAACTCTTATTGCCCAATATGCAGGCTTTTTCATAGCTCTTTGGCTCTATATGCGTTACTACCATACGCTCCACAAACGAATCGTCTGGAAAGAAATAATACAAAGACAAGCCATGTATCGCTTTTTTCAAGTCAACCGCGACATATTCTTCCGTACACTCTGTCTTGTCATGGTCACTATGTTTTTCACCTCTGCCGGAGCAGCACAAGGAGAAGTCGTTTTAGCCGTCAACACTTTGCTTATGCAATTATTCACCTTATTCTCCTATATCATGGATGGCTTTGCTTATGCCGGTGAGGCGTTGGCTGGACGTTATATCGGCGCAAAAAATCAAACAGGCCTCCGCAGTACCGTACATCATCTCTTTTATTGGGGATTGGGTCTTTCGTTTCTATTCACCCTCTTATATTCAGTTGGCGGGAAAAGCTTTCTAGGTCTGTTAACCAATGATATTTCAGTAATCGCCGCTTCCGACTCCTACTTTTATTGGGCACTTATCATTCCATTAGCCGGTTTCTCCGCCTTTCTTTGGGATGGTATCTTTATCGGCGCTACCGCTACCCGCCAAATGCTTTACTCCATGTTGGTAGCTTCCGCCAGCTTTTTCGGAATATATTACGGATTCCATTCCTTGTTGGGAAATCATGCCTTATGGTTGGCTTTCCTTGTTTATCTTTCACTAAGAGGAATCGTGCAAACCTTTTTAGGGAGACAAATCATGCGAAAAGTAATCGTGCACTGATGAGGAGTATCCGATAAATTATCTCTATATTTGCGGAAAACATTAAAAGTAAAAGATATGGCAAAGTATAAAAGAATTCTACTAAAATTAAGCGGAGAGAGCCTGATGGGCGAAAAGCAATACGGCATTGACGAAAAAAGATTGGCAGAATATGCGGAACAAATCAAAGAAATCCACGAACAAGGGGTGCAAATCGGCATTGTCATCGGAGGCGGAAATATTTTTCGTGGCCTAAGCGGAGCCAGTAAAGGTTTCGACCGTGTGAAAGGTGATCAAATGGGAATGTTGGCTACGGTCATCAACAGCCTTGCTCTCAGTTCGGCA
This window encodes:
- a CDS encoding MATE family efflux transporter codes for the protein MTDKKQVTENRRILQIAIPSIISNITVPLLGLIDVTIVGHLGSPAYIGAIAVGGMLFNIIYWIFGFLRMGTSGMTSQAYGQHDLNEITRLLLRSVGVGLLIAFCLLLLQYPILHLAFTFIKTTPEVEQLATTYFYICIWGAPATLGLYGFAGWFIGMQNSRFPMYIAITQNIVNIIASLCFVYLLDMKVAGVAAGTLIAQYAGFFIALWLYMRYYHTLHKRIVWKEIIQRQAMYRFFQVNRDIFFRTLCLVMVTMFFTSAGAAQGEVVLAVNTLLMQLFTLFSYIMDGFAYAGEALAGRYIGAKNQTGLRSTVHHLFYWGLGLSFLFTLLYSVGGKSFLGLLTNDISVIAASDSYFYWALIIPLAGFSAFLWDGIFIGATATRQMLYSMLVASASFFGIYYGFHSLLGNHALWLAFLVYLSLRGIVQTFLGRQIMRKVIVH
- a CDS encoding tetratricopeptide repeat protein — encoded protein: MRALTIFFLSLFSLPLVLNAQSVDEMLQKVSAAIESGQHGQAVSYFRQTIGLNIDRTEMFYWTSIDKSSEISSKLAVELASAYRRNRSYDKAYLFYKELLQKTPDNVDYLEACAEMQVCRGQEKEALRMYEKVLQLDADNLAANIFLGNYYYLMAEKEKKRLDTDFKKLASPTKMQYARYRDGLSKVFSTGYQKARNSLRIVISQFPSTEAQKTLDKILRIEKEVNR
- a CDS encoding zinc-dependent metalloproteinase lipoprotein; this translates as MRTKLILFLPLLWILIGCSDSDSATLNISNSTFNDISASGETLKIEITCDASWTATSNKQWCIFNNSKGEGNGELIISVNANLESTPRSAIITIISHKISKTIQITQKGSTNTAEEYHYNLPVIFHVLYKDKNEPLQYVNHNRLKDILNTVNQLYKDATKSVDMNLTFTLATEDPNNKALSTPGVEYKEWPENYPIDCEAFMKDNSHKYVDYLWDPNKYINIMVYNFVSDPNSNSTILGISHLPFTTSGKNFLEGLNTTQYAYMEKKNLQFPYCVSINSLFINEPSDAGYSKADIRVTLAHELGHYLGLHHVFSEGESGIIDDCIDSDYCKDTPSYNKVRYDKWLRELPKGSYPLSVLAQRESCNAATPSFISYNIMDYAYSFSNSFTPDQRKRIRHVLSYSPLIPGPKKGDTSTRAVANGPLDLPILIMK